The segment GGTTCCCTCCACGATCGAGGCACGAATCTGGTCGACCAGGTGTACGGTGAAGTGCTCGTTGTGGATCGTACACAGCGTGGCCGAGAGCATCTCCTTCGCCTTGAACAGGTGGTGGATGTAGGCCCGCGTGTAGTTCTGGCACGTGTAGCACGTACACCCCTCCACGAGGGGGCCGAAGTCTCGCTTGAACTCGGCGCGGGTGACGTTGAAGCGGCCAGTGGGGGCGTAGATCGCCGCGTTGCGGGCCACGCGTGAGGGGTTGACGCAGTCGAAGGTGTCCGCCCCCGACTCGATGCACGCGAAAAAGTCGTCCGGCTCGGAGATGCCGAGCATGTGGCGCGCCCGGTCCTCCGGCAGCTCCTCGCTCACCCAGGCCGTGATCGTGGACAGGTTCTCCTTCTCCAGGGCGCCCCCGATCCCAAAGCCGTCAAAGCGCTGGCCATCGACCTCCATCGACCCCAGGTCGCGGGCCGCCTTCCTGCGCAGGTCCTCGTACTGGGCGCCCTGAATCACCCCGAAGAGCTGCTGGTAGGGCTTACCCGCCCGCGCCTCGGTCAGCCGCTTGTGCTCGGCCAGACACCGCTGCGCCCACAGCCTCGTCCGCTCGAGGGCCTCCTCCTGGTACGGCCGGGTGTTCATCAGCGTCGTCAGCTCGTCGAACGCGAAGATGATGTCCGCCCCCAGCTCGTGCTGGATCCGCATCGAGATCTCCGGGGTGAAGCGGTGCTTGTCGCCGTTGAGGTGGGAGCGGAACCAGACGCCGTCGTCGTCGACGTTGGCGAGGCGCTCCTTGCCCGGCGCCACCGCGTCGTCGGCAACGGTCTTGCCCGAGAACTCGTCCGAGAGCACCTTCTTGAAACCCGACCCCAGGCTCATCACCTGGAAGCCGCCCGAGTCCGTGTAGGTGGGGCCGTCCCAGTTCATAAACGCGCCCAGGCCGCCCGCCTCGTCGACGACGTCCGAACCCGGCTGCAGGTAGAGGTGATAGGCGTTCGACAGCACCGCCTGCGCACCCAGCTCCTTCACCGACTCGGGCAGGGTTGACTTGACCGTCGCCTTCGTGCCCACGGGGATGAAGGCGGGGGTGTGGATGGTGCCGTGCGGGGTGTGGATGGTGCCCGTGCGCGCGAGCGTGCCATCCAGGCGGGATTCGAGGCTAAACATGGCTTACTTTCGGTAATTCGGTTCGTACTTCTTGATGAGGTTAATGACGACGTAGGTGATGGGCAGGAAGACGACCTCCACCGACACCTTGTACAGGAAGCCGACGACGGCGAGGTTCGCGATGGTCGCCCAGCCGGCGACGCCGGCCCACGCCACCACACAGAAGATGGCCGTGTCCGCCGCCTCGCCCACCAGGGTGGAGCCGATCAGGCGCGCCCACATATGCTCTTCGCCCCAGCGGTCCTTGATCGCGGTGAGGACCTTGGCGTTCAGCAGCTGGCCGGCCAGATAGCCGGCGAGTGAGGCGAAGACGAAGCGCCACACCACGCCCAGGACCTCCTCGAAGGCGGCTTGGCTCGTGTAGTCGGGGTGGGCGGGCAACTGGATCACGGCCCAGAACGTGAGCGAGGCGAGGAAGGAGACCACGAACCCCATGAAGATCGTGCGCCGGGCGGCCTTAAAGCCGTAGACCTCCGACAGGACGTCGCCGATGATGTAGGTCAGCGGGAAGAGGATCGCTCCGCCGTCGAAGGTGAGCGGGCCGATCTCCACCAGCTTCGTGGCGCCGATGTTCGACAGCAGCAGGAAGGCAACGAAGAAGACCGCGAAGTAGTCGTAGAAGCCGCGGCGGACGCCGGCGTATGCGCTCGCAGAGCTCGAATGGGCGGTCGCGGTGGGGTCGGGGGCAGTCATGGTGTCCTTTCGTAGGCGCGGTATCGCGCGTCGATGCCGGGCACTGCCACTACCCGAGCGCACCACGGCTCGCGGAGGCGGCCGGGTGGGACGCCGATCGCTCGTGCGTCCGCATACATGGTAGCACCCGCTGCCGGCTTCCCCGGCCGGCGCCCGGCTAGAAGTCGAGCCGGATCACCGTGGCGCCGTCCGCCTGCGACACCTCCTGCGAGATCGCGATCTGCTCCCCGTCCGAATACCCCAAGGTCTGGCTGGGCAGCAGGAAGGTGTCGCCCGTGACCACGTAGTTCGCCACGTTCATCAGCAGGTTGTAGACGTCCTCCTCCGATCGCGTCGATTCGCGCACCTGCACGTCCAGGTGCCCGAAGTCCGTCAGGCCAAGCGTGCGCCCAAAGGTGAGATCGTGGCTGTGTACCCGCGTGTTGATCCACAGCGGTAGCGGCGCCTGCCCCTTCGTCAGCATCTCGGCCAGGCTCGTCACCATCGACGGCGGCATCAGCACCCCCAGCTCGTCGCGATAGACCCCGATCGCCGCCGGCTCGCGCATCAGCCCGTCCATCACCTCGGTGAACACGACGTGCGCCTTGACCATCTTGTGACGACGCCGGAGCTCCCTTTCCAGCGCCGCCTCCGGATCCGGCTCTGCGACCGGAGCGCCGCCGGGTTCGCCGGGGGCGTCGTCGGGAACGAAGAACGAGGCCGCCACGTGGAAGCGGTGCAGGGGAAGCTGCCCGCGTTCGAGCAC is part of the Trueperella abortisuis genome and harbors:
- the tgt gene encoding tRNA guanosine(34) transglycosylase Tgt, whose translation is MFSLESRLDGTLARTGTIHTPHGTIHTPAFIPVGTKATVKSTLPESVKELGAQAVLSNAYHLYLQPGSDVVDEAGGLGAFMNWDGPTYTDSGGFQVMSLGSGFKKVLSDEFSGKTVADDAVAPGKERLANVDDDGVWFRSHLNGDKHRFTPEISMRIQHELGADIIFAFDELTTLMNTRPYQEEALERTRLWAQRCLAEHKRLTEARAGKPYQQLFGVIQGAQYEDLRRKAARDLGSMEVDGQRFDGFGIGGALEKENLSTITAWVSEELPEDRARHMLGISEPDDFFACIESGADTFDCVNPSRVARNAAIYAPTGRFNVTRAEFKRDFGPLVEGCTCYTCQNYTRAYIHHLFKAKEMLSATLCTIHNEHFTVHLVDQIRASIVEGTYWEFKADTLGRFYGGAGPLAK
- a CDS encoding queuosine precursor transporter, with amino-acid sequence MTAPDPTATAHSSSASAYAGVRRGFYDYFAVFFVAFLLLSNIGATKLVEIGPLTFDGGAILFPLTYIIGDVLSEVYGFKAARRTIFMGFVVSFLASLTFWAVIQLPAHPDYTSQAAFEEVLGVVWRFVFASLAGYLAGQLLNAKVLTAIKDRWGEEHMWARLIGSTLVGEAADTAIFCVVAWAGVAGWATIANLAVVGFLYKVSVEVVFLPITYVVINLIKKYEPNYRK
- a CDS encoding DUF4261 domain-containing protein, coding for MHELGITSIHPTAPAMFSAAAIMRAPVDLEAATERFAALWGETITPAWEVVDEQAGDAGRVLHFELDGVHVLLTPVPHGLVLERGQLPLHRFHVAASFFVPDDAPGEPGGAPVAEPDPEAALERELRRRHKMVKAHVVFTEVMDGLMREPAAIGVYRDELGVLMPPSMVTSLAEMLTKGQAPLPLWINTRVHSHDLTFGRTLGLTDFGHLDVQVRESTRSEEDVYNLLMNVANYVVTGDTFLLPSQTLGYSDGEQIAISQEVSQADGATVIRLDF